The following proteins are encoded in a genomic region of Triticum dicoccoides isolate Atlit2015 ecotype Zavitan chromosome 1B, WEW_v2.0, whole genome shotgun sequence:
- the LOC119332770 gene encoding probable methyltransferase PMT8, translating into MRGRNDGGQSKKPVVLFCIMVVCLCLLFLYFSGSNGQAGSAALEYGTKFSRSLGWGSDGDGDDGSDESIFGTGDANDVKLKSFPVCDDRHSELIPCLDRNLIYQMRLKLDLNLMEHYERHCPPPERRFNCLIPPPHGYKVPIKWPKSRDIVWKANIPHTHLAKEKSDQNWMIDAGEKIKFPGGGTHFHHGADKYISSIANMLNFKDNIINNEGMLRTVLDVGCGVASFGGYLLSSNVIAMSLAPNDVHQNQIQFALERGIPAYLGVLGTKRLPYPSRSFELAHCSRCRIDWLQRDGILMLELDRLLRPGGYFAYSSPEAYAQDEEDRRIWKEMSSLAERMCWKIAEKKNQTVIWVKPLNNDCYRSRPRGTNPPLCKSGDDPDSVWGVTMEACITPYPEQMHRDGGSGLAPWPARLTTPPPRLADLYVTADTFEKDTEMWQQRVDNYWNLLRPKVKPESIRNIMDMKANFGSFAAALKEKDVWVMNAVSHDGPNTLKIIYDRGLIGSTHDWCEAFSTYPRTYDLLHAWTVFTDLEKRGCSAEDLLLEMDRILRPTGFIIVRDKAPIIVFIKKYLNALHWEAVTVVDGESSPESEENEMILIIRKKLWLPEGGSQDST; encoded by the exons ATGAGGGGGAGAAATGACGGGGGGCAGAGCAAGAAGCCCGTCGTGCTCTTCTGCATCATGGTCGTGTGCCTCTGCCTCCTCTTCCTCTATTTCTCGGGCTCCAATGGGCAGGCTGGGAGCGCGGCACTAGAGTATGGCACCAAGTTTTCTCGGTCGCTTGGGTGGGGCAGCGATGGAGATGGCGACGATGGCTCAGACGAGTCAATTTTTGGGACTGGCGATGCAAATGACGTTAAGCTCAAGAGCTTCCCT GTATGCGATGATCGGCATTCTGAGCTGATCCCCTGCTTGGATAGGAATTTGATATATCAGATGAGGCTGAAGCTGGATCTAAACTTGATGGAGCATTATGAGCGGCATTGCCCTCCTCCTGAGAGGCGATTTAATTGCCTGATTCCACCGCCACATGGCTATAAG GTTCCCATAAAATGGCCAAAAAGTCGCGATATAGTGTGGAAAGCAAATATTCCTCACACTCACCTTGCAAAAGAGAAGTCAGACCAGAACTGGATGATTGATGCAGGCGAAAAAATTAAGTTTCCAGGTGGCGGAACACATTTTCATCATGGAGCTGACAAATATATATCAAGCATTGCAAAT ATGCTAAACTTCAAAGATAACATTATAAACAATGAGGGAATGCTTCGTACTGTACTTGATGTGGGCTGCGGAGTGGCTAGTTTTGGAGGATATCTTCTTTCATCGAATGTCATAGCGATGTCTTTGGCACCAAACGATGTACATCAGAACCAGATCCAATTTGCTCTTGAAAGGGGGATCCCTGCTTATCTTGGTGTTTTGGGAACAAAAAGGCTTCCATACCCCAGTAGATCGTTTGAATTAGCCCACTGTTCTCGTTGCAGGATTGATTGGCTTCAGAGAGATGGAATTCTTATGCTTGAACTGGACAGATTACTCAGGCCTGGAGGTTATTTTGCTTATTCATCTCCTGAGGCATACGCACAGGATGAGGAGGATCGTAGAATCTGGAAAGAAATGAGTTCCCTTGCAGAAAGGATGTGCTGGAAAATTGCAGAGAAAAAAAACCAGACAGTTATTTGGGTCAAGCCTCTGAACAATGATTGCTACAGGAGCCGGCCGCGTGGTACAAATCCACCTCTATGCAAAAGTGGTGATGATCCAGATTCAGTATGGGGAGTGACAATGGAAGCTTGCATTACTCCATATCCAGAAC AAATGCACAGGGATGGGGGAAGTGGATTGGCTCCTTGGCCTGCTCGATTAACAACCCCACCTCCTCGTCTTGCAGATTTGTATGTTACAGCTGACACATTTGAAAAAGATACG GAAATGTGGCAGCAAAGAGTAGATAATTATTGGAATTTATTGCGCCCAAAGGTAAAACCAGAGAGTATTAGAAACATCATGGACATGAAAGCAAACTTTGGATCATTTGCTGCTGCTCTCAAGGAAAAGGATGTATGGGTGATGAATGCTGTGTCCCATGATGGACCAAACACCCTTAAGATAATCTATGACAGAGGGCTCATAGGCTCTACACACGACTG GTGTGAGGCATTCTCTACTTATCCtcgaacatatgatcttctacaTGCGTGGACAGTCTTCACCGACCTTGAGAAAAGAGGTTGCAGTGCTGAAGATCTGCTCCTTGAAATGGATCGTATACTCAGGCCAACTGGTTTTATCATTGTGAGAGACAAGGCCCCTATCATTGTATTCATCAAGAAGTATCTCAATGCACTTCACTGGGAGGCAGTAACCGTTGTGGATGGTGAGTCCAGTCCGGAATCTGAGGAGAATGAAATGATACTCATAATCCGGAAGAAATTGTGGCTACCAGAAGGAGGTTCACAGGACTCGACGTAA